One genomic window of Anaerofustis stercorihominis DSM 17244 includes the following:
- the greA gene encoding transcription elongation factor GreA, which translates to MADKEVILSKKGYKELEEKLNYLKDVKRHEVASKIKAAREFGDLSENAEYDEAKQEQGFIEGEIREIEYKLKNAVIFDDANKASGVVSLGSDVKVYDTDFDEEVVYTIVGSEEVDLDNNKISNESPIGSALLGKKVGEIAKVQVPDGIVDLKILEVK; encoded by the coding sequence ATGGCTGATAAAGAAGTAATTTTATCAAAAAAAGGATATAAAGAATTAGAAGAAAAACTGAATTATCTAAAAGATGTAAAAAGACACGAAGTAGCATCTAAGATAAAAGCTGCCAGAGAATTCGGGGATTTAAGTGAAAATGCCGAATACGATGAAGCAAAACAGGAACAAGGTTTTATAGAAGGGGAAATAAGAGAAATCGAATATAAACTTAAAAATGCGGTTATATTTGATGATGCCAATAAAGCAAGCGGTGTAGTTTCTCTCGGAAGCGATGTTAAAGTATATGATACTGACTTTGATGAGGAAGTTGTTTATACTATTGTAGGCAGTGAAGAAGTTGATTTGGACAATAACAAAATATCCAATGAATCACCTATCGGAAGTGCTCTTCTCGGTAAAAAAGTCGGTGAAATTGCAAAAGTTCAAGTTCCTGACGGTATAGTGGATTTAAAAATATTGGAAGTTAAATAA
- the lysS gene encoding lysine--tRNA ligase — MSDFYDNAPEVVKVRIDKFNELTNDGKYPYKESRFEYNAYCKDINEKFEEYEGKKVKLAGRLMSKRGQGKVGFYDLMDSSGRIQLFIKKDVVGEDEYALIKAYDIGDILGVDGEVFKTQRGQISVRVEKVILLSKSIQVLPEKFHGLKDPELRYRQRYVDLIMNPEVKDVFLMRSKIVKCMRDFMDGEGFVEVETPVLGTLAGGANARPFITHHNTLDIPMYMRIATELPLKRLVVGGFDKVYEIGRIFRNEGMDATHNPEFTTMESYQAYADFNDVMNMSEKMYEYIASKTLGTTSVEFGDNEISLKAPFRRVKMVDLITEETGVDFDKITDIEVAREEAKKLNVVPEEEWGIGKIIEEVFEEHCEAKLIQPTFVTHHPVEISPLAKKCMDDDRYTQRFELFIAGHEYCNGFSELNDPFDQRERFAAQMEKKATGDDEAHPYDTDFINALEVGLPPTGGVGFGVDRLVMLLTNQSSIRDVILFPTMKPVE; from the coding sequence ATGAGTGATTTCTATGATAACGCACCTGAAGTAGTTAAAGTAAGAATTGATAAATTTAATGAATTAACCAATGACGGCAAATATCCATATAAAGAAAGCAGATTTGAATATAATGCTTACTGTAAAGATATTAATGAAAAGTTTGAAGAATATGAAGGTAAGAAAGTAAAGCTTGCCGGAAGACTTATGTCCAAAAGAGGTCAGGGAAAAGTAGGTTTTTATGACCTTATGGATTCAAGCGGCAGAATTCAGCTGTTCATAAAGAAAGATGTGGTAGGCGAAGATGAATATGCTTTGATAAAAGCATATGATATTGGAGATATTCTGGGCGTTGACGGTGAAGTATTCAAGACTCAAAGAGGTCAGATCTCCGTTAGAGTAGAAAAAGTCATATTACTTAGCAAATCAATACAAGTTTTACCTGAAAAATTTCATGGATTAAAAGATCCTGAACTCCGATACAGGCAAAGATATGTTGATTTGATAATGAACCCTGAAGTAAAAGATGTATTTTTAATGCGTTCAAAAATCGTTAAATGTATGAGAGATTTTATGGACGGAGAAGGATTTGTTGAAGTTGAAACTCCTGTTTTAGGCACTTTGGCGGGAGGGGCTAATGCTAGACCTTTTATTACACATCACAACACATTGGATATCCCTATGTATATGAGAATAGCTACCGAACTGCCTTTAAAGAGATTGGTAGTAGGTGGTTTTGATAAAGTATATGAAATCGGCAGGATATTCAGAAATGAAGGAATGGATGCAACACATAATCCTGAGTTTACAACAATGGAGTCATACCAGGCATATGCGGATTTTAATGATGTAATGAATATGAGCGAAAAAATGTATGAATATATTGCAAGTAAAACTTTGGGTACAACCAGTGTTGAGTTTGGTGATAACGAAATATCACTTAAAGCACCGTTCAGAAGAGTAAAAATGGTTGACCTTATCACCGAAGAAACCGGTGTGGATTTTGATAAAATAACAGATATAGAAGTAGCAAGAGAAGAAGCTAAAAAATTAAATGTAGTACCTGAAGAAGAATGGGGTATTGGTAAAATAATAGAAGAAGTGTTTGAAGAGCATTGTGAAGCAAAGTTGATACAGCCTACTTTTGTTACACATCATCCTGTGGAAATTTCTCCGCTTGCTAAGAAGTGTATGGATGACGACAGATACACTCAAAGGTTTGAACTTTTTATAGCAGGTCACGAATACTGTAACGGATTTAGTGAGCTTAACGACCCATTTGATCAAAGAGAAAGATTTGCGGCTCAAATGGAAAAGAAAGCAACAGGGGATGATGAAGCTCATCCTTACGATACCGATTTTATTAATGCACTTGAAGTTGGACTTCCGCCTACGGGAGGAGTTGGTTTTGGGGTAGACAGGTTGGTTATGCTTCTTACCAATCAAAGTTCTATAAGGGACGTGATTTTATTCCCGACAATGAAACCGGTAGAATAA
- a CDS encoding L,D-transpeptidase family protein, whose protein sequence is MGTKINNIDCSGLTVNKAEKKLTKEWNKKSFIIFESNAKDTKTIPLIWDIKGIKSNNEKLSKDILKHNLTNNKETKVLAELSGLGITYDIKDKLNSELHPSLLKSFLRKIHIISNNISVYMEVKKVDKTFDNQFNDLKIFKESDDTIITKNAYIDLNSDNFDIVKEVYGNNIDKELVKSTILDNISKGEFNLYYSKKEFYDNPEVISTNKLLLEEQEYLKNLEFPEITYKIYGNTVKIKKQQILKMYGITQKSLSKKINIDDLKVNKKAVEQYVHKLTEKYDTAWSDHEFNSTKQGKITVSGGDYGYFIDEDEETSKLISILKKKKSVVRTPIYSQKGYKNANDIGDTYVEIDLTYQTLWLYKDGEMVTSSPIVTGSVASGFATPPGVYILKYKTMHTTLKGKNADGTDYESPVTYWMPFNGGIGMHDATWRSTFGGSIYLSGGSHGCVNMPYEKAGIVYRNITAGFPIVVHY, encoded by the coding sequence ATGGGAACTAAGATAAATAATATTGATTGTTCCGGACTTACCGTAAATAAAGCGGAGAAAAAATTAACTAAGGAGTGGAATAAAAAGTCTTTTATTATTTTTGAGAGTAATGCAAAAGATACAAAAACAATCCCTTTGATTTGGGATATAAAAGGAATTAAAAGTAATAATGAGAAATTGTCCAAAGATATACTAAAACATAATTTAACTAATAATAAAGAAACTAAGGTATTGGCAGAATTATCCGGTTTAGGTATTACTTATGATATTAAGGATAAGCTTAACTCGGAACTGCATCCTAGTTTACTTAAATCTTTTTTAAGGAAAATACATATCATAAGCAATAATATTAGTGTATATATGGAAGTTAAAAAAGTTGATAAAACATTTGATAATCAATTTAATGACTTAAAAATATTTAAAGAATCGGATGATACAATAATCACTAAAAATGCATATATTGATTTGAATAGTGATAATTTTGATATTGTTAAAGAGGTTTATGGAAATAATATAGATAAAGAATTGGTAAAAAGTACGATCTTAGATAACATATCTAAAGGCGAATTTAATTTGTATTATTCTAAAAAAGAATTTTATGATAATCCGGAAGTTATCTCCACAAATAAATTACTTTTAGAAGAGCAGGAATATCTGAAAAATCTAGAGTTTCCTGAAATAACTTATAAAATATATGGTAATACGGTAAAAATTAAAAAACAACAAATTTTGAAGATGTATGGTATTACACAAAAGAGTTTAAGTAAAAAAATAAATATTGATGATTTAAAAGTAAATAAGAAAGCCGTAGAACAATATGTACATAAGTTAACAGAGAAGTATGATACTGCATGGTCAGACCATGAATTTAATTCTACCAAGCAAGGTAAGATCACGGTGAGCGGCGGAGATTATGGGTATTTTATAGATGAAGATGAAGAAACTTCAAAATTGATTTCTATATTAAAGAAAAAGAAAAGTGTTGTCAGAACACCTATATATTCTCAAAAAGGATATAAAAATGCCAATGATATAGGAGATACTTATGTAGAAATCGATTTGACATATCAAACATTATGGCTTTATAAAGACGGTGAAATGGTTACAAGTAGTCCTATTGTTACCGGCAGTGTTGCATCAGGTTTTGCTACACCTCCGGGAGTATACATCCTTAAATATAAAACTATGCATACTACTCTTAAAGGAAAGAATGCCGATGGTACCGACTATGAAAGTCCCGTTACATATTGGATGCCTTTTAACGGAGGAATAGGTATGCATGATGCTACTTGGAGAAGTACCTTTGGGGGAAGTATATATTTAAGCGGCGGAAGTCACGGATGTGTTAATATGCCTTATGAGAAAGCGGGAATAGTGTATAGGAATATAACAGCAGGATTTCCTATCGTAGTACATTATTAA
- a CDS encoding alcohol dehydrogenase catalytic domain-containing protein, with product MKALVLEDKEKVVYKDVPKPECPKDGILLKIDVVGLCGSDVRTYSSGVNGLDFPFILGHENIGIIEEIGEDVEGYKVGERVIVNPVIPCGNCYYCEKGMQNLCSTRLTYGHHLHGGFAEYMLIPGIGVQRGQILKIPEGVKSEDMVVVELLSSVVNSQELVNVTLGDTVVIIGAGPLGCLHSEIARLRGAKNIIMANRSEARLEKSKPFSGTHFVNTSKEDLKEKVMEITDGMGADVVINATPASKTIEDGIHLLRKQGKLLIFGGLPKDNPNINLDGNLLHYSEIQVIGGFSTTPDSFRKAFEVVAKGMINAELVSHILPLKDMEKGVKMLKSGEALKVVLKP from the coding sequence ATGAAAGCACTTGTATTAGAAGACAAAGAAAAAGTTGTTTATAAGGATGTTCCGAAACCGGAATGTCCAAAAGATGGTATCCTTTTAAAAATTGATGTAGTGGGACTTTGCGGTTCTGATGTAAGGACATATTCTTCAGGCGTAAACGGTCTTGATTTTCCATTTATTTTAGGTCATGAGAATATTGGAATAATCGAAGAAATTGGAGAAGACGTAGAAGGTTACAAAGTTGGGGAAAGAGTTATTGTAAATCCTGTAATTCCATGCGGAAATTGTTATTACTGCGAAAAAGGTATGCAGAATTTATGCAGTACAAGACTTACATATGGGCATCACTTGCATGGAGGATTTGCGGAGTATATGTTGATACCTGGAATAGGTGTTCAAAGAGGACAAATACTTAAAATCCCGGAAGGTGTTAAAAGTGAAGATATGGTCGTTGTTGAGTTATTATCAAGCGTAGTTAATTCACAGGAGCTTGTTAATGTTACTCTTGGGGATACCGTTGTAATAATCGGTGCGGGACCTTTAGGCTGTCTTCATAGCGAAATCGCAAGACTTAGAGGTGCTAAGAATATAATAATGGCGAACAGAAGCGAAGCAAGGCTTGAAAAAAGTAAGCCTTTCAGCGGCACTCATTTTGTAAATACATCTAAAGAAGATCTAAAAGAAAAAGTAATGGAAATCACCGATGGTATGGGAGCGGATGTCGTTATAAATGCTACTCCTGCATCAAAAACAATAGAAGACGGTATACATTTATTAAGAAAACAAGGAAAGCTTCTTATATTCGGAGGACTTCCAAAAGATAATCCAAATATTAATTTAGACGGAAACCTTCTTCATTACAGTGAAATACAAGTAATAGGTGGATTTTCCACTACGCCGGATAGTTTTAGAAAAGCTTTTGAAGTCGTTGCTAAAGGTATGATAAATGCCGAGCTTGTTTCTCACATCCTTCCGTTAAAGGATATGGAAAAAGGTGTAAAAATGCTTAAAAGCGGGGAAGCTTTAAAAGTCGTATTAAAACCATAA
- the yyaC gene encoding spore protease YyaC, with the protein MDKQEIFNYLDEDIINKLSYEIKKNIKKDCVLLLIGTDKCIGDAFAPLVGSLLTSYNYIKNPVYGTIKEPIHALNIKETLDEIKNKYPDKPIFVIDSMISGKGNIGDIILLNEGIFPGSALGKKLPLSGDISLTLVVSNNEKDAINSLTTLRLNNIYEMAKVVANSIFIALSDSPYCVSSAVLQ; encoded by the coding sequence GTGGATAAACAAGAAATTTTTAATTATTTAGATGAAGACATTATAAATAAACTGTCTTACGAAATAAAAAAGAATATAAAAAAAGATTGTGTTTTACTTTTAATAGGTACCGATAAATGTATAGGAGACGCATTTGCGCCTTTAGTAGGAAGTTTGCTTACAAGTTATAATTATATAAAAAATCCTGTCTACGGAACTATAAAAGAGCCTATACATGCACTAAACATAAAAGAAACTTTAGATGAAATAAAAAACAAATATCCCGACAAACCTATATTCGTAATAGATTCAATGATTTCGGGCAAAGGAAATATAGGAGATATCATTTTACTCAATGAAGGAATTTTCCCGGGAAGTGCCCTTGGGAAGAAATTACCGCTAAGCGGTGATATTTCACTTACACTGGTCGTAAGCAACAATGAAAAAGATGCAATAAATTCTCTTACAACACTTAGGCTAAACAATATCTACGAAATGGCAAAAGTCGTTGCAAATTCTATTTTTATCGCTTTAAGTGATTCTCCTTACTGCGTAAGTTCGGCTGTGCTGCAATGA
- a CDS encoding ATP-binding protein, whose product MRKTLGCLRKAVQDYNMINENEHICVAVSGGKDSMILLKALRTFMYFSPVKFKLTAISIDVGFDNMDFEKLRVFCSDLDIPLKIVKTDIAKIVFDERKEKNPCSLCSKMKRAALNETALSIGSNKIAYGHHRDDFIESFLLSLFYEGRIHTFKPVTYLDRTGVYSIRPLLYAKEKDIIHAVKTENIPVIKSGCPADGFTKREEMKELMKYLKKQIPMVDERMFTAIKNNLDDIH is encoded by the coding sequence ATGAGAAAAACGTTAGGATGTTTAAGAAAAGCAGTACAGGATTACAATATGATAAATGAAAACGAACATATATGTGTAGCGGTTTCAGGTGGAAAAGACAGCATGATACTTTTAAAGGCATTAAGGACTTTTATGTACTTTTCTCCTGTAAAATTCAAGCTGACTGCAATAAGCATAGATGTAGGTTTTGACAATATGGACTTTGAAAAGCTAAGAGTATTTTGCAGTGATTTAGATATCCCTTTAAAAATAGTAAAGACTGATATCGCAAAAATAGTATTCGATGAAAGAAAAGAAAAAAATCCATGCTCATTATGTTCTAAAATGAAGAGAGCTGCTTTAAATGAAACTGCACTATCTATAGGGAGCAATAAAATTGCATACGGACATCATAGAGATGATTTCATTGAGTCTTTTCTTTTAAGTTTATTTTATGAAGGAAGAATCCATACATTCAAGCCCGTAACATATTTAGACAGGACCGGAGTATACTCTATAAGACCTCTATTATATGCAAAAGAAAAGGATATAATACATGCGGTTAAAACAGAAAATATACCAGTTATAAAAAGCGGATGTCCCGCAGACGGATTTACAAAACGAGAAGAAATGAAAGAACTGATGAAATATTTGAAAAAACAAATCCCAATGGTAGATGAAAGAATGTTTACTGCAATAAAGAACAATTTAGACGATATCCATTGA
- a CDS encoding N-acetylmuramoyl-L-alanine amidase family protein: MKRYKKKKKFFIIITSILVILLLINFSPKSRYTILLDPGHGGKLSADKGATGIDKEKTFEYTLNDSVTLKLAEALKKEGYKVKFTREPGKDEKEVSLTKRTKITNRIKPDLFISIHHDSTGTVNNKSGYTIYYSSYKANLDNQDIYIEENGHKYPFIKEVMENGITTVYYLDAAKIKTSKGRSSVIVKDKSPCEVAKKSIKFANILNDQMNKLDYITPLVGSKRNAVKDNNFRVLRMANYPGVLIECGFLSNKNEVEQIKNEENQDKLVNKIVKSVNKYF; this comes from the coding sequence ATGAAAAGATATAAAAAAAAGAAAAAATTTTTTATAATAATAACGTCTATACTGGTAATTCTTTTACTTATAAATTTTTCTCCTAAAAGCAGATATACAATTCTCTTGGATCCCGGACACGGAGGAAAGTTATCAGCAGATAAAGGAGCGACAGGTATAGACAAAGAGAAAACATTTGAATATACTCTGAATGACAGTGTTACATTAAAGTTAGCCGAAGCACTGAAAAAAGAAGGATACAAAGTAAAATTCACAAGAGAACCGGGAAAAGATGAAAAAGAAGTATCCCTTACCAAAAGAACAAAAATAACAAACAGGATAAAGCCGGACTTATTCATAAGTATTCATCATGACTCGACAGGAACTGTAAATAACAAAAGCGGCTATACAATTTATTATTCTTCATATAAAGCTAACCTCGATAATCAGGATATATATATTGAAGAGAATGGACACAAGTATCCTTTTATAAAAGAAGTTATGGAAAACGGGATCACGACGGTATACTATTTAGACGCAGCTAAAATAAAAACATCAAAAGGCAGAAGCAGTGTAATCGTCAAAGATAAATCACCTTGTGAAGTCGCAAAAAAAAGTATTAAATTTGCAAATATATTAAATGACCAAATGAATAAACTTGATTATATTACCCCATTGGTGGGAAGTAAAAGAAATGCTGTAAAAGACAATAATTTTAGAGTCCTCAGAATGGCAAACTACCCAGGCGTACTTATTGAATGCGGTTTTTTATCCAATAAAAATGAAGTAGAACAAATAAAAAATGAAGAAAATCAAGATAAACTAGTAAATAAAATAGTTAAAAGTGTAAATAAATATTTTTAA
- a CDS encoding ABC transporter permease: protein MDTKKIVKLVFLVMIDILFMAITYVICNTVFNANNLAIDPAFPKYIPLLIVVKLLIYFIAGLYKDETRGIIFEIGSVTFANLLVFILLRFIFKIGVSTYLQLIALTVDIIVETISRSLLLSVIEVEEIYEDDEETEQSSLPQVFDDPIDYREELKLNKIKKELLANKAKQEEKQKQTEESLNRLKEMEERLRKKEQELKNFEHTLSLKELNIQEELEKLEKEKQAEKELSIKQKQKSEQQEILDGVLDNIKTIHTSLNERSKIVDMQEHDLMLKMYDITKKEIEAKQKEEPRKKKNLSDKELLEATYKKIGQKRKRTNPYIKQKAVIKTQENKSNNQKNKDKKLSEALLSSPLINDDKKLDTENANDFLKSMYDEAKITSKNKEIKRKNISEEKIGDNILKTDINVNNEEKPKKQPIKKQSQKAINNKQNSKNIKNNKDIKKEEIKSPSTKKQKEIKKPEFTKEELKIINMLNDNNNKNLEKIKNKKDTSKYTKNDTSKDVVKEKDQVDLLFSEDDFDKIADLIDKL, encoded by the coding sequence GTGGATACGAAAAAAATAGTTAAATTAGTATTTTTAGTAATGATAGACATACTTTTTATGGCGATAACTTATGTTATTTGCAACACTGTATTCAACGCAAATAATTTAGCTATCGACCCTGCTTTTCCAAAGTATATCCCATTACTTATTGTAGTTAAACTTTTGATATATTTCATAGCCGGTTTATATAAAGATGAAACAAGAGGAATAATATTCGAAATAGGGAGCGTTACCTTCGCGAACCTGTTAGTTTTTATTTTGCTTAGATTTATATTTAAAATAGGAGTTTCTACATATCTTCAGTTGATCGCATTGACGGTAGATATAATCGTAGAGACTATTTCCCGTTCTCTTCTTTTAAGCGTAATTGAAGTAGAGGAGATATATGAAGATGATGAAGAAACGGAACAGTCTTCACTTCCTCAAGTATTCGATGACCCTATTGACTATAGAGAAGAGTTGAAACTAAATAAAATAAAAAAAGAGTTACTTGCAAATAAGGCAAAACAGGAAGAAAAACAAAAACAAACCGAAGAGTCTTTAAACAGACTAAAAGAAATGGAAGAAAGATTAAGAAAAAAAGAACAGGAATTAAAAAATTTTGAGCATACTCTTTCTTTAAAAGAATTAAATATCCAGGAAGAACTGGAAAAACTCGAAAAGGAAAAACAAGCAGAAAAAGAGTTATCAATAAAACAAAAACAGAAATCCGAACAGCAGGAAATATTGGACGGCGTCCTTGATAATATTAAAACCATACATACATCTTTAAATGAACGCTCCAAGATCGTAGACATGCAGGAACATGATTTGATGCTAAAAATGTATGATATAACAAAAAAAGAAATCGAAGCAAAACAAAAAGAAGAGCCAAGAAAGAAAAAGAATTTAAGTGATAAGGAACTTTTGGAAGCTACATATAAAAAAATCGGACAAAAAAGAAAAAGAACAAATCCATATATAAAACAAAAAGCAGTTATTAAAACACAAGAAAATAAATCAAATAATCAAAAAAATAAGGATAAAAAATTATCGGAAGCACTTCTTTCAAGTCCTCTAATAAATGATGACAAGAAACTGGATACAGAAAATGCAAATGATTTCCTTAAATCTATGTATGATGAAGCGAAAATCACTTCTAAAAACAAAGAAATAAAAAGAAAAAACATATCAGAAGAAAAAATCGGTGATAATATTTTAAAAACAGATATAAATGTTAATAACGAAGAAAAGCCTAAAAAGCAACCTATAAAAAAACAAAGCCAGAAAGCTATAAATAATAAGCAAAATAGCAAGAATATCAAAAACAACAAAGATATAAAAAAAGAAGAAATAAAGAGTCCTTCAACTAAAAAACAAAAAGAGATAAAGAAACCTGAATTTACAAAAGAAGAATTAAAGATTATCAATATGCTCAATGATAATAACAATAAAAATTTAGAGAAAATAAAAAATAAAAAAGACACATCAAAATACACTAAGAATGATACATCCAAAGACGTCGTAAAAGAAAAAGACCAAGTAGATTTATTGTTCTCCGAAGATGATTTCGATAAAATAGCAGATTTGATCGATAAGTTATAG
- the serS gene encoding serine--tRNA ligase — MLDIKRIRTNTEEVNELLKRRGDYSVDKIVELDAERREYLKKAEEGKAEQNKVSKQIPIMKKEGKDVSELLKEMKELSSEVKEYNSKVGELEEKISDLILSIPNTPNKDVTVGKDENDNKELIKVGTPREFDFEAKAHWDLGVDLGLLDFERAVKISGARFSMFTGMGAKLERALISFMLDTHTIENDYVEISPPFMVNRTSMTGTGQLPKFEEDAFNIKNNDYFLIPTAEVPVTNIHRGEILNEEDLPKYFTAYTPCFRAEAGSAGRDTRGLIRNHQFDKVELVKLAKPDNSYEELEDLTLEARKILDLLEIPYRVIELCTGDLGFSAAKTYDIEVWLPSYNRYVEISSCSNFEDYQARRANIRYRDKDGNVNFVHTLNGSALAVGRTFAAVIENYQNADGSVTVPKALRSYLGGMEVIK, encoded by the coding sequence ATGTTAGATATAAAAAGAATTAGAACGAATACCGAAGAAGTTAACGAACTTCTCAAAAGAAGAGGCGATTACAGTGTCGATAAAATAGTTGAGCTGGACGCCGAAAGAAGAGAATACTTGAAAAAAGCCGAAGAGGGTAAGGCTGAGCAAAATAAAGTATCTAAACAAATCCCTATAATGAAAAAAGAAGGAAAAGATGTCAGTGAGCTTTTAAAAGAAATGAAAGAGCTTTCCAGTGAAGTCAAAGAATATAATTCAAAAGTCGGTGAACTCGAAGAAAAGATAAGCGACTTGATTTTATCTATTCCAAATACTCCAAATAAAGATGTTACTGTAGGTAAAGATGAGAACGACAATAAAGAATTAATCAAAGTAGGTACTCCTAGGGAATTTGATTTTGAAGCAAAAGCACACTGGGACCTTGGTGTAGACCTTGGATTATTGGATTTTGAAAGAGCCGTTAAAATTTCCGGCGCGAGATTTTCAATGTTTACCGGTATGGGAGCGAAGCTTGAAAGAGCTCTTATTTCGTTCATGCTTGATACTCATACCATAGAAAATGATTATGTTGAGATTTCTCCTCCTTTCATGGTAAATAGGACATCAATGACAGGTACGGGACAGCTTCCTAAATTTGAAGAGGATGCTTTTAACATAAAAAATAATGATTATTTCTTGATTCCTACAGCGGAAGTTCCTGTTACAAATATCCATAGAGGTGAAATTTTAAACGAAGAGGATCTTCCTAAGTATTTCACGGCCTATACTCCATGCTTTAGAGCTGAAGCAGGTAGTGCGGGAAGAGATACGAGAGGGCTTATAAGAAATCATCAATTTGATAAAGTAGAATTGGTTAAGTTGGCTAAGCCGGATAACTCGTATGAAGAACTTGAAGACTTGACTTTAGAAGCAAGAAAAATATTGGATTTACTTGAAATCCCATACAGAGTTATAGAGCTTTGTACCGGAGACTTAGGTTTCTCTGCTGCTAAAACTTACGATATAGAAGTATGGCTTCCAAGCTATAATAGATATGTAGAAATTTCGTCTTGTTCCAATTTTGAAGATTATCAGGCAAGAAGGGCTAATATAAGATACAGAGATAAAGACGGGAACGTTAATTTTGTCCATACGTTAAACGGTTCGGCTTTGGCTGTCGGCAGGACTTTTGCGGCAGTTATCGAAAACTATCAAAATGCAGACGGAAGTGTAACCGTTCCTAAGGCTCTTAGAAGTTATCTGGGCGGAATGGAAGTAATAAAATAG
- a CDS encoding S66 peptidase family protein, with the protein MFNKNDKIGIVACSNAINIKKKKEIDELISILKNIGLIPILSNNIFSDNSIFCGSGMEKAKSLMDFYNDKEIKAIFDISGGDIANKILDFLDYEVIKNNIKPFFGYSDLTTVINALYKKVGAVSYLYQVRNFVSEFKEKQTRDFYESFFLCKNNLFDFKYKFIKGDVIQGIVIGGNIRCLLKLAGTEYLPDFQNKVLFLESRSGNEDVMTSYLNQLNQMGVFDKINGVILGRFSQMESKVKPKVEDIVLKITSDKDIPIVKTSDIGHNKDSKCMIIGKEICLKDK; encoded by the coding sequence ATGTTTAATAAAAATGATAAAATTGGGATAGTTGCATGTTCGAATGCAATAAATATAAAAAAGAAAAAAGAAATAGATGAGCTTATATCTATTTTAAAAAATATTGGGCTGATACCGATACTCAGCAATAATATATTTTCTGATAACTCTATTTTTTGCGGCAGCGGCATGGAAAAAGCAAAGTCCTTAATGGATTTCTATAATGATAAAGAAATAAAAGCTATATTTGATATTTCCGGAGGAGATATTGCTAATAAAATCCTTGATTTTTTGGATTATGAGGTTATTAAAAATAATATTAAACCTTTCTTTGGTTACAGTGATTTGACAACTGTGATAAATGCACTTTATAAGAAGGTCGGTGCAGTAAGTTATTTATATCAAGTCAGAAATTTTGTTTCTGAATTTAAAGAAAAACAAACAAGGGATTTTTATGAGTCCTTTTTCCTTTGTAAAAATAATTTATTTGATTTTAAATATAAATTTATTAAAGGAGATGTAATTCAAGGTATAGTCATCGGCGGGAATATAAGGTGTTTGCTTAAACTAGCAGGAACGGAATACCTCCCGGATTTTCAAAACAAAGTTTTGTTCCTTGAGAGCAGGAGCGGGAATGAAGATGTGATGACTTCTTATTTAAATCAGTTAAATCAAATGGGTGTATTTGATAAAATTAACGGAGTTATACTCGGAAGGTTTTCACAAATGGAAAGTAAGGTAAAACCTAAAGTGGAAGATATTGTTTTAAAAATTACGAGTGATAAAGATATTCCTATTGTTAAGACCAGTGATATAGGTCATAATAAAGATTCAAAATGTATGATTATAGGAAAAGAAATATGTTTAAAAGATAAATAA
- a CDS encoding DUF362 domain-containing protein — MAHVITDECISCGACAGECPVGAISEGDGKYEIDAATCIDCGACAGACPTGAAQPE; from the coding sequence ATGGCACATGTAATTACTGATGAATGTATCTCTTGTGGCGCTTGCGCCGGTGAATGCCCAGTTGGAGCAATTTCTGAAGGAGATGGAAAATACGAAATCGATGCTGCTACATGTATCGATTGTGGAGCTTGTGCAGGCGCTTGCCCAACAGGAGCAGCTCAACCTGAATAA